In Alkalinema sp. FACHB-956, the following proteins share a genomic window:
- a CDS encoding HNH endonuclease, which translates to MMSLETQLHEEMLAMYYNVGREIGYWAHRYLQRVRKVGGLQAAKDWLKPTSSPTRGLQRLAAVNRLDLSLEVFVLQEPWSSLFTKEELQVARQRINLISGGQLAEEVSTASDSNLLEGAVHKVTINAYERNPEARRRCLEKHGYSCFACKFNFKDYYGETAEGFIHVHHIIPLSEIKQEYTVDPINDLCPVCANCHAVIHLGGVTRTIEEVKAMIKANLEKRQSKIISEVSQGSDSI; encoded by the coding sequence ATGATGTCTTTGGAAACGCAACTGCATGAAGAAATGTTGGCTATGTACTATAATGTGGGGCGTGAGATTGGTTACTGGGCACATCGGTATTTACAACGGGTCAGAAAAGTGGGTGGGTTACAAGCTGCCAAGGATTGGTTAAAGCCAACCAGTAGTCCAACCCGTGGATTGCAACGACTAGCAGCAGTCAATCGCTTAGATTTATCCTTAGAAGTTTTTGTTCTACAGGAACCCTGGTCAAGCCTATTTACGAAGGAAGAATTACAAGTCGCACGGCAACGAATCAATCTCATATCAGGCGGTCAGTTAGCAGAAGAAGTATCGACCGCCTCTGATTCAAATTTATTAGAAGGTGCAGTTCATAAGGTTACTATTAATGCCTATGAACGTAATCCCGAAGCCCGTAGACGCTGTCTTGAAAAACACGGCTACAGTTGTTTTGCTTGTAAATTCAACTTCAAAGATTACTATGGCGAAACGGCTGAAGGCTTTATTCATGTTCACCACATCATACCTTTATCGGAAATCAAGCAAGAATATACAGTTGATCCCATTAACGATCTATGCCCCGTCTGTGCTAATTGCCATGCAGTGATTCATTTAGGTGGTGTCACGCGCACCATTGAGGAAGTAAAAGCAATGATAAAAGCCAATCTTGAAAAACGCCAATCTAAAATTATTAGCGAGGTCAGTCAAGGGTCAGATTCTATTTAG